The following are encoded together in the Vibrio zhugei genome:
- a CDS encoding 6-carboxytetrahydropterin synthase: MKTAMYIDDLTAIDFSVYDGTDIKGDSISLSVMVTGEENETGMISDFGKIKPKLKYICDEEVDHRLVCDSRYLTHHNDRSLGEFPVSGGMINAQGPSVMFCAIPMASADYITDIKHYLLSKFSQAMPEFEFEITLTRSTTASFQYNHGLKLHDGNCQRIIHGHSSDLEIQIDGQPCRKNHDWIASSLNGKHFFNRNDVVVGDERSTVRYHASQGEFEVHIPNQLVEAVQGEPSIENISKHIATLVKDHNPEAQSVRVRVSEGLSKGAVTLA; this comes from the coding sequence GTGAAAACTGCGATGTATATTGATGATCTGACCGCTATCGACTTTTCGGTGTATGACGGTACAGATATCAAGGGAGATAGCATTTCTCTTAGTGTCATGGTGACCGGAGAGGAAAACGAGACAGGGATGATCTCTGATTTTGGAAAAATTAAACCAAAACTGAAGTATATTTGTGATGAAGAAGTGGATCACCGTTTAGTGTGTGATAGTCGCTATCTAACCCATCATAATGATCGCAGCTTAGGGGAGTTTCCAGTATCGGGTGGGATGATTAATGCCCAAGGCCCAAGTGTCATGTTTTGTGCAATTCCGATGGCTTCTGCAGACTACATTACGGATATTAAACACTATCTATTGAGCAAATTTTCGCAAGCGATGCCTGAATTTGAATTTGAGATTACGTTAACGCGCAGCACGACTGCAAGTTTCCAATATAATCATGGACTCAAGTTACATGATGGTAATTGCCAGCGTATCATTCATGGCCATAGCTCCGATCTCGAGATTCAAATTGATGGTCAACCATGTCGCAAAAATCACGATTGGATAGCGAGCTCGCTTAACGGTAAACACTTTTTTAATCGTAACGATGTGGTGGTGGGTGACGAGCGTTCAACAGTGCGTTATCACGCCTCTCAGGGTGAGTTTGAAGTGCACATTCCCAACCAATTAGTTGAAGCGGTGCAAGGTGAACCCTCCATCGAAAACATTTCTAAGCATATTGCAACGCTGGTGAAAGATCATAACCCAGAAGCCCAGTCCGTGCGTGTGCGCGTGAGTGAAGGGTTATCAAAAGGTGCGGTGACGCTCGCTTAA
- a CDS encoding methyl-accepting chemotaxis protein, translating into MDIIKNLSFRKKLLLLIIPPIIGAIVFSGMILKNAYQDNQLANDIQALVRLSIKGNLIVHELQKERGTTSGFVGSNGKSFANKMQQQRQATDTILQATALNEAITERLRSAYPQVTQSMQSVLRGLERLPELRKQVDALSLSAAQAAQFYTDLNTSLLALSGTIADMSTYGQLTSKLRNYYTFLQAKEAAGKERALLNIALSNDAFNPGAYQKFVTLESYQNAYLTSFEQFASPSQLQQLENLRSSPAGKRVKAIRAIANDKFVTGNFGVSGPEWFDAATDRINQMKALEDGLAQEASTMVQSIHSQAQRFIYFSLIFIGVLIIITTVLCVYVARLLIHQTMSLANTINTVSQTKDLTLQADVNSTDELGRSAQGFNDMLAIIRHMLKQITDSSVQLSAAAEQTSISIAENTNSLEKQSLETSQAATATEEMTATVNEIATNTTHTADAANEASQLSHNGMDIVESNAQNMNTLHEQMSGANTQVIELRDASQEINNIVDVIKGIAEQTNLLALNAAIEAARAGEQGRGFAVVADEVRSLAQRTQKSTQQIADMVARFQSEAGQVSEIIEASFEHVKHSSQQTHSVKENLEAINRAIDSITDMCNQVSAAANQQVAATNEIAINIRTINDLADVSAETSKQITLAAKEQAQLSSQQHELVAQFKL; encoded by the coding sequence ATGGATATTATAAAAAACCTATCGTTTAGAAAAAAACTTTTATTATTAATCATACCCCCTATCATCGGCGCCATCGTATTTTCTGGGATGATATTAAAAAATGCTTATCAAGATAATCAGTTAGCCAACGATATCCAAGCGTTAGTGCGGCTATCGATTAAGGGCAATCTCATTGTGCATGAATTACAAAAAGAACGAGGTACCACGTCAGGCTTTGTGGGCTCCAACGGCAAGAGCTTTGCCAATAAAATGCAGCAACAACGCCAAGCGACCGACACGATTTTGCAAGCCACCGCACTGAATGAGGCAATCACTGAGCGTTTACGCTCGGCCTATCCTCAAGTCACACAAAGCATGCAAAGCGTGTTACGCGGTTTAGAACGCTTACCTGAACTACGTAAACAGGTTGACGCACTGTCACTATCCGCGGCGCAAGCGGCGCAGTTTTATACTGATCTCAACACATCACTGTTAGCGCTCAGTGGTACCATTGCTGACATGTCCACCTATGGGCAACTCACCAGTAAATTGCGTAATTATTATACCTTTTTACAAGCCAAAGAAGCGGCGGGTAAAGAGCGCGCATTACTCAATATCGCGTTATCCAATGACGCATTTAACCCCGGCGCTTATCAAAAATTTGTCACCTTAGAGTCTTATCAAAATGCGTACCTGACATCATTTGAGCAATTTGCCTCACCAAGTCAATTACAACAACTTGAAAACCTACGCTCTAGCCCCGCAGGTAAGCGAGTCAAAGCGATCCGCGCCATCGCCAATGATAAATTTGTCACCGGTAATTTTGGCGTTTCAGGTCCAGAATGGTTTGACGCAGCAACGGACAGAATCAATCAAATGAAAGCGTTAGAAGATGGCTTAGCGCAAGAAGCCAGCACTATGGTGCAATCGATTCACAGCCAAGCGCAGCGATTCATCTATTTTAGCCTGATATTTATCGGCGTATTAATCATCATCACCACGGTATTGTGTGTGTATGTCGCGCGCCTGTTAATTCATCAGACAATGAGCTTAGCCAACACCATCAATACGGTTTCGCAAACCAAAGATCTGACTTTACAGGCCGATGTTAACTCAACCGATGAACTTGGGCGCAGCGCACAAGGGTTTAATGACATGCTGGCAATTATTCGTCATATGCTCAAGCAGATTACCGACAGCAGCGTACAGTTATCCGCCGCAGCCGAGCAAACCAGTATTTCAATCGCTGAGAATACCAATAGCTTAGAAAAACAAAGCTTAGAAACCTCACAAGCGGCCACCGCAACGGAAGAAATGACCGCCACAGTCAATGAAATTGCGACCAATACCACTCACACCGCTGATGCCGCCAATGAGGCCTCCCAACTGTCCCATAACGGTATGGATATAGTGGAAAGCAACGCGCAAAACATGAATACGCTGCATGAACAAATGTCTGGCGCGAATACGCAGGTTATTGAGCTACGCGACGCTAGCCAAGAAATCAATAATATTGTCGATGTCATCAAAGGCATTGCAGAACAAACGAACTTACTGGCGCTAAATGCGGCAATCGAGGCGGCTCGCGCAGGTGAGCAAGGACGGGGTTTTGCCGTGGTTGCTGATGAAGTGCGCAGTCTGGCGCAGCGCACGCAAAAATCGACGCAGCAAATTGCCGATATGGTCGCGCGTTTTCAATCCGAAGCAGGCCAAGTGTCTGAGATTATCGAAGCCTCGTTTGAGCATGTTAAGCACTCATCGCAACAAACTCATTCAGTCAAAGAAAATCTCGAAGCAATCAACCGTGCCATCGACTCCATTACGGATATGTGTAATCAGGTGTCGGCTGCAGCCAATCAACAAGTGGCCGCCACCAATGAGATTGCGATCAACATTCGTACCATTAATGATCTTGCCGATGTCAGTGCGGAAACGAGCAAACAAATTACACTGGCAGCGAAAGAACAAGCCCAACTTTCCAGCCAGCAGCATGAATTAGTGGCCCAATTTAAGCTCTAA
- a CDS encoding methyl-accepting chemotaxis protein, whose translation MIINKMNLKTQLMALVAIPCAILIVVSMSGIHSMENLQNETRLLTKNTNKPMRSMASVASLIPRMRVGIDVMFLNPLPGMERKEGILPHLNDLRNEDLPAVAKAMQDAYDAQVDPQAQKMMKTLQERFERARQEVFLPMIQAFDNNDITLARKIYMDKYRDAYGDMRKQADDILDRLLANGQQSFQNSEQQYQDSRLRMWLFTGIALAASLLFVGLITRRLNKRVKVLQTNISQASKNLDLTTQITLSGSDEFVDIAHSFNRFMSSFNEVITSVMNNSRALAQTALEVSERANLTHKNCVHENERATMIATAINQMGVSISDIAHNASQASDAAKQADSNAHEGANQVNSARSEIMVLSDRLNNVGTEIDSLAQKTDSIGSILDTIQGISEQTNLLALNAAIEAARAGEQGRGFAVVADEVRNLATRSAQSANQIKDMIGELQVTSKKTFAATEASQKQGSEVVEQAEKASVILQSITDNVSQISDMNIQVATATEEQSMVVNQMNTHIMEINQLSTETTHIADQLTESSESLQSLSNSLDTLVKKFKL comes from the coding sequence GTGATTATCAATAAAATGAACTTGAAAACTCAGTTAATGGCGTTAGTAGCGATCCCTTGCGCCATTCTGATCGTGGTCAGTATGTCGGGCATACACAGTATGGAAAACTTACAAAATGAAACTCGTCTGCTCACCAAAAATACCAACAAGCCGATGCGCTCCATGGCGAGTGTTGCGTCGTTGATTCCCCGCATGCGCGTGGGTATTGATGTCATGTTTTTAAATCCGCTACCAGGAATGGAGCGAAAAGAAGGCATTCTTCCTCACTTAAATGATTTAAGAAATGAAGATCTTCCTGCCGTTGCCAAAGCGATGCAAGATGCTTACGATGCCCAAGTCGATCCGCAAGCGCAAAAAATGATGAAAACATTGCAAGAACGCTTTGAACGGGCACGCCAAGAAGTGTTTTTACCGATGATCCAAGCTTTTGATAACAATGATATTACATTAGCTCGCAAAATTTATATGGACAAATATCGCGATGCCTACGGCGATATGCGCAAGCAAGCGGATGATATCCTCGATCGACTATTGGCAAATGGCCAGCAAAGCTTTCAAAATAGTGAGCAACAATACCAAGATTCTCGTTTGCGTATGTGGCTATTCACTGGCATCGCGCTAGCGGCTTCATTATTGTTCGTTGGATTGATTACTAGACGCTTGAATAAACGCGTTAAAGTGCTGCAAACCAATATTAGCCAAGCATCAAAAAACTTGGATCTTACCACCCAAATTACCTTGTCTGGTAGTGACGAGTTTGTCGATATTGCGCATTCATTCAATCGCTTTATGTCCAGCTTTAATGAAGTAATTACTAGCGTTATGAATAACTCCCGCGCGCTGGCTCAAACCGCGCTTGAAGTGTCAGAGCGCGCGAACCTGACTCATAAAAACTGTGTTCATGAAAATGAGCGCGCCACCATGATTGCCACCGCGATTAACCAAATGGGTGTGTCGATTAGTGACATTGCTCATAACGCCTCGCAAGCCTCGGACGCTGCGAAACAAGCGGATAGTAATGCTCATGAAGGCGCCAACCAAGTGAACAGTGCGCGTAGTGAGATTATGGTGCTTTCAGACCGGCTCAATAACGTTGGAACCGAGATTGACTCACTGGCGCAAAAAACCGACTCGATTGGCAGTATCCTCGATACGATTCAAGGTATTTCTGAGCAAACGAATTTACTGGCACTCAATGCGGCGATTGAAGCGGCGCGCGCTGGAGAGCAAGGCCGAGGATTTGCCGTGGTTGCCGATGAAGTCCGCAACCTCGCCACGCGCTCGGCGCAATCAGCCAATCAAATCAAAGACATGATCGGTGAACTGCAAGTCACCTCGAAAAAAACCTTTGCGGCAACCGAAGCGAGCCAAAAACAAGGGTCGGAAGTGGTTGAGCAAGCGGAAAAAGCCAGTGTCATTTTACAAAGCATTACTGACAATGTGAGTCAAATCAGCGATATGAATATTCAAGTTGCCACTGCGACAGAGGAACAATCCATGGTCGTGAATCAAATGAACACGCATATTATGGAAATTAATCAATTATCGACAGAAACCACACACATTGCTGATCAGTTGACAGAATCGAGCGAAAGTTTGCAATCACTCTCCAACAGCCTCGACACCTTAGTCAAAAAATTTAAGCTCTAG
- a CDS encoding NarK family nitrate/nitrite MFS transporter: MSRTKHDDTHSSKILTRWQPDDTQFWEEQGAHIAKRNLWISIPCLLLSFCVWMLFSAVAVNLNQVGFNFTTDQLFLLTALPAVTGAIGRIPYSFIVPVVGGRRWTVFSTLILTVPCLWLAYAIEHPQTPFEQFVLIALLCGIAGANFASSMSNISFFYPKAQQGKALGLNGGLGNLGVSVMQLLVPLVVSIGLFGGMTSGILQPSGKVLYLANAALVWVPFLIVVSLCAWFGMNDIQSAQASIRQQLPVLKEPHLWGLSLLYLATFGSFIGFSAGFSMLSKTQFPQHDILSYMFLGPLVGALARPLGGTLSDRLGGIRVTLVNFIAMALLTAAVFMTLPSASNAGSFYLFFIIFMGLFITSGLGSGSTFQMIAVIFRQISTDKARIAGLAAEAAQRKASTDSAAALGFISAIGAIGGFFIPRAFGLSLAMTGSPLTAMKIFLGFYISCIFITWWVYGRRLDRLATKKTRVES, encoded by the coding sequence ATGTCTCGTACCAAGCATGATGATACTCACTCCAGTAAAATATTAACGCGTTGGCAACCCGATGATACGCAGTTTTGGGAAGAGCAAGGTGCGCACATTGCTAAACGCAATTTATGGATCTCCATACCCTGCTTACTGCTGTCATTTTGTGTGTGGATGTTATTTTCAGCCGTGGCCGTTAATCTCAATCAAGTCGGCTTTAATTTCACCACGGATCAATTGTTTTTATTGACGGCGTTGCCAGCCGTGACCGGAGCGATTGGTCGGATACCGTATTCATTTATTGTGCCCGTCGTAGGGGGGCGCAGATGGACCGTATTCAGTACGCTTATTTTGACTGTGCCTTGTTTATGGCTTGCCTATGCCATCGAACACCCACAAACGCCTTTTGAGCAGTTTGTCCTCATCGCCTTATTGTGTGGGATTGCTGGGGCAAATTTTGCGTCGAGTATGTCAAATATTAGCTTTTTCTATCCCAAAGCTCAGCAAGGCAAAGCGCTGGGGCTCAATGGCGGACTTGGTAACCTTGGGGTCAGTGTGATGCAGCTTTTGGTGCCTCTTGTGGTCTCGATAGGCCTGTTTGGTGGCATGACATCGGGCATCTTACAGCCATCTGGCAAGGTGTTATATTTAGCCAATGCCGCATTGGTTTGGGTGCCGTTTCTGATTGTCGTGTCGTTGTGTGCTTGGTTTGGCATGAATGATATTCAATCGGCACAAGCTTCCATTCGCCAGCAGCTCCCCGTTCTCAAAGAGCCACATTTGTGGGGCTTAAGTCTGCTTTATTTGGCAACGTTTGGCTCCTTTATTGGCTTTTCCGCCGGGTTTTCAATGCTTTCAAAAACCCAATTTCCTCAGCATGACATTCTGTCGTATATGTTTTTAGGACCTTTGGTTGGCGCTTTGGCACGGCCTTTAGGAGGCACGCTTTCTGACCGCTTAGGTGGCATCCGCGTGACACTCGTGAACTTTATTGCCATGGCGCTCCTAACCGCGGCGGTATTTATGACTCTGCCGTCGGCCTCTAACGCCGGATCATTTTATCTTTTCTTTATTATTTTCATGGGCTTGTTCATTACTTCCGGCTTAGGCAGTGGCTCAACCTTTCAGATGATTGCGGTCATTTTTCGTCAAATTTCGACCGACAAAGCGCGTATCGCTGGATTAGCAGCAGAGGCCGCGCAGCGTAAAGCGAGTACGGATTCGGCCGCTGCATTAGGTTTTATTTCAGCCATCGGCGCGATTGGCGGATTCTTCATTCCGCGCGCGTTCGGCTTATCCCTTGCCATGACTGGCTCACCATTGACCGCGATGAAAATCTTTCTTGGTTTCTATATCAGTTGCATTTTTATCACTTGGTGGGTGTATGGGCGGCGGTTAGATCGTTTAGCCACCAAAAAAACCCGGGTTGAATCGTAA
- a CDS encoding nitrate reductase subunit alpha produces the protein MSKFLDRFRYFKQRGTTFSNGHGQSYDVNRDWENAYRHRWQHDKVVRSTHGVNCTGSCSWQIFVKNGLVTWEMQQTDYPRTRPDMPNHEPRGCPRGASYSWYLYSANRVKYPMIRQELLELWRDAQREHADPVDAWASIVEDPCKTSRYKKARGRGGMIRATWQEMNELIAASNVYTAKTHGPDRVVGFSPIPAMSMVSYSSGARYLSLIGGTTLSFYDWYCDLPPASPMTWGEQTDVPESADWYNSSFIMAWGSNVPQTRTPDAHFFTEVRYKGTKTVAVSPDYSEVAKLSDEWLNPKQGTDSALALAMGHVILTEFHHQRTVPYFREYLRRYSDMPMLVMLEETTPGAYTAGRFLRAADIDDALGEHNNPEWKTLALTEHTQQLVVPQGSIGFRWGEKGRWNLETVTGPDQQERVLALGIESPDDYACVQFPYFGGNESDHFDSVTLSDVIDHQVPYTYITLADGKRAKVTTVYDLMLANYGVERGFDDAACAKQYDDIKAYSPAWGEAITGVDRKRIIQLAREFASNAEKTRGRSMIIVGAGVNHWYHMDMSYRAMINMLVFCGCVGQSGGGWAHYVGQEKLRPQTGWLPLSFALDWQKPPRQMNSTSYFYNHSSQWRYETVNTSDLLSPLADKQRYSAHLIDLNIKSERMGWLPSAPQLNVNPLTIAKQAQTAGMDPVDYTVASLKDGSIRFACEQPEQHYPRNMFIWRSNLLGSSGKGHEYMLKYLLGTEHGIQGKDLGSYADTRPHELDWQDTATEGKLDLVVTLDFRMSSTCLYSDIVLPTATWYEKNDMNTSDMHPFIHPFSKAVDPAWEAKSDWDIYRDIAKSFSQVCQGHLGVETDMVTLANQHDSDSEIAQAYTGADWRHGECELIPGKTGPKIIPVQRDYPNTGARFCSVGPLLDEQGNGGKGIRWNTQTEIELLKKLNRVHTSGATAGRPKLESAIDAAEMILTLAPETNGEVAVKAWQALSDITGREHTHLARSKADEKIRFHDIQAQPRKIISSPTWSGLEDEHVSYNACYTNVHELIPWRTLTGRQQLYQDHQWMRDFGESLVVYRPPIDTQAIRQVEQRRDNGQPELALNFITPHQKWGIHSTYSDNLLMLTLSRGGPIVWISEVDAQTLNIQDNDWLEAYNANGALTARAVVSQRVPQGMVMMYHAQERLVNIPGSEVTGQRGGIHNSVTRICPKPTHMIGGYAQQSYGFNYYGTVGSNRDEFVVIRRMHRVDWLDDEYSSSQTQPTCQ, from the coding sequence ATGAGTAAATTTCTGGATCGTTTTCGCTATTTTAAACAGCGCGGTACGACATTTTCTAACGGTCATGGGCAATCCTATGATGTAAACCGTGACTGGGAAAATGCCTATCGTCATCGTTGGCAGCACGATAAAGTGGTGCGTTCAACTCATGGTGTTAACTGTACGGGATCATGCAGTTGGCAAATCTTTGTCAAAAATGGCTTAGTGACATGGGAAATGCAGCAAACCGATTACCCACGCACCCGGCCCGATATGCCCAACCATGAGCCGCGCGGTTGCCCGCGTGGGGCAAGTTATTCTTGGTACCTCTACAGCGCTAACCGTGTGAAATACCCCATGATTCGGCAAGAATTGTTAGAGTTGTGGCGTGATGCTCAGCGTGAACATGCGGATCCTGTGGATGCATGGGCGTCCATTGTTGAAGACCCATGCAAAACCTCACGTTATAAAAAAGCCCGTGGCCGCGGGGGTATGATTCGTGCCACTTGGCAAGAAATGAATGAGTTGATTGCCGCATCGAATGTGTATACGGCCAAAACACACGGCCCGGATCGCGTGGTGGGATTTTCGCCGATCCCTGCCATGTCGATGGTCTCGTATTCGTCTGGCGCGCGATATTTATCGTTAATTGGTGGCACCACCTTAAGTTTTTACGATTGGTACTGTGACTTACCGCCCGCCTCGCCGATGACGTGGGGAGAGCAGACCGATGTTCCCGAATCTGCAGATTGGTATAACTCAAGCTTTATCATGGCGTGGGGCTCTAACGTGCCGCAAACGCGCACGCCCGATGCGCACTTTTTTACAGAGGTGCGTTATAAAGGCACGAAAACCGTTGCTGTCAGCCCAGATTATTCAGAAGTGGCGAAATTATCCGATGAGTGGCTAAACCCTAAGCAAGGCACGGATAGCGCACTGGCATTAGCCATGGGGCACGTTATTCTCACTGAGTTTCATCACCAGCGAACCGTCCCTTACTTTCGCGAGTATCTGCGCCGTTACTCCGATATGCCCATGCTGGTTATGTTAGAGGAAACCACACCAGGGGCGTATACCGCAGGGCGTTTCTTACGCGCTGCGGATATAGACGATGCCTTAGGCGAGCACAATAATCCAGAATGGAAAACCCTAGCGCTGACCGAGCACACCCAACAGCTAGTGGTGCCGCAAGGGTCGATTGGCTTTCGTTGGGGAGAAAAAGGCCGCTGGAATTTAGAAACCGTGACTGGGCCGGATCAGCAAGAGCGGGTGTTAGCTTTAGGGATTGAGTCGCCCGATGATTATGCCTGCGTTCAGTTTCCATACTTTGGTGGCAATGAATCGGATCATTTTGATTCAGTGACGTTATCGGATGTCATTGATCACCAAGTGCCGTATACATACATCACGCTCGCCGATGGAAAACGCGCCAAAGTCACCACCGTATACGATTTGATGCTGGCAAATTATGGCGTGGAACGCGGGTTTGATGATGCCGCGTGCGCAAAACAGTATGACGACATCAAGGCATATTCGCCCGCGTGGGGAGAGGCGATTACTGGCGTGGACCGCAAGCGGATCATTCAGTTGGCACGCGAGTTTGCCAGTAACGCGGAAAAAACACGCGGCCGTTCGATGATTATTGTCGGTGCTGGCGTCAATCACTGGTATCACATGGATATGTCATACCGCGCCATGATTAACATGCTGGTATTTTGTGGGTGTGTCGGTCAAAGTGGCGGTGGCTGGGCTCACTATGTGGGCCAAGAAAAACTGCGCCCACAAACTGGATGGCTACCGCTAAGCTTTGCACTAGATTGGCAAAAGCCGCCTCGTCAGATGAACTCTACGTCTTATTTTTACAATCATTCCAGCCAATGGCGCTATGAAACCGTTAATACGAGCGATTTGTTATCCCCACTCGCCGATAAGCAGCGTTACAGCGCGCACTTAATTGATCTTAATATTAAGTCAGAACGTATGGGGTGGTTACCGTCCGCTCCGCAACTCAATGTCAATCCGCTCACCATTGCCAAGCAAGCACAAACCGCGGGGATGGATCCGGTCGATTATACGGTCGCGTCATTAAAAGATGGCTCGATCCGTTTTGCCTGTGAGCAGCCCGAACAACACTATCCGCGTAATATGTTCATTTGGCGCAGTAACTTACTGGGATCGTCCGGTAAAGGGCATGAATATATGCTCAAATATTTATTGGGCACTGAACATGGTATTCAAGGCAAAGATTTAGGCAGCTACGCCGACACTCGCCCCCACGAACTTGATTGGCAAGACACGGCAACAGAAGGTAAGTTAGATTTAGTCGTGACACTGGATTTTCGCATGTCGAGCACCTGCCTTTATTCTGACATCGTGTTACCAACCGCAACATGGTATGAAAAAAACGACATGAATACCTCGGATATGCATCCCTTTATTCATCCGTTTTCAAAAGCCGTGGATCCGGCTTGGGAAGCGAAATCCGATTGGGATATTTATCGGGATATTGCCAAGAGTTTCTCGCAAGTGTGCCAAGGGCATTTGGGCGTAGAAACGGATATGGTGACGTTAGCCAACCAGCATGATAGTGACAGTGAAATTGCCCAAGCCTATACGGGGGCCGATTGGCGGCATGGGGAATGCGAGCTTATTCCGGGCAAAACAGGGCCTAAGATCATTCCCGTGCAACGTGATTACCCCAATACAGGCGCGCGTTTTTGTTCTGTGGGGCCACTACTTGATGAGCAAGGAAATGGTGGCAAAGGCATTCGCTGGAATACGCAAACAGAAATTGAGTTACTGAAAAAGCTCAATCGCGTGCACACCTCGGGCGCCACAGCAGGAAGACCAAAACTGGAATCGGCCATTGATGCCGCAGAAATGATCCTCACGTTGGCACCAGAAACCAATGGCGAAGTCGCGGTTAAAGCGTGGCAAGCGTTGAGTGATATTACAGGGCGTGAGCATACGCATTTAGCGCGCAGCAAAGCCGATGAAAAAATTCGCTTTCACGACATTCAAGCGCAGCCACGCAAAATCATTTCCAGCCCAACGTGGTCAGGGCTAGAAGATGAACACGTCTCATACAATGCCTGTTATACCAATGTGCATGAACTCATTCCGTGGCGCACACTCACCGGTCGCCAACAATTATATCAAGATCATCAGTGGATGCGTGATTTTGGGGAAAGCTTAGTCGTTTATCGGCCACCGATTGATACGCAAGCGATCCGCCAAGTTGAGCAGCGTCGTGATAATGGTCAACCTGAGTTAGCACTGAACTTTATTACGCCGCACCAAAAGTGGGGAATCCATTCCACCTATAGCGATAACTTGCTGATGCTGACGCTCTCGCGCGGGGGACCGATTGTGTGGATAAGTGAAGTGGATGCACAAACGCTCAATATTCAAGATAACGATTGGCTCGAAGCTTATAACGCCAATGGGGCATTAACCGCACGCGCGGTGGTCAGTCAGCGGGTGCCGCAAGGTATGGTGATGATGTATCACGCTCAAGAACGCTTGGTCAATATTCCCGGCTCAGAAGTGACAGGGCAACGAGGTGGCATTCATAACTCGGTGACCCGGATTTGTCCCAAACCTACCCATATGATTGGCGGCTATGCCCAGCAAAGCTATGGCTTTAATTATTATGGAACGGTGGGCTCAAACCGCG